A genomic stretch from Spongiibacter nanhainus includes:
- a CDS encoding HAD family hydrolase has translation MTLAIFDLDNTLLGGDSDYAWGEFAVKKGLVSADEYRAQNDEFYRQYQQGGLDIDAYLRFALAPLAGRRPEQLAALHREFMADYIAPLRLPKAEALIEQHRAAGDTLLIITATNRFITGPIADSLGIDNLLASDAEMVDGHYTGVPSGTPCFQEGKIERLKVWLQESGETLPGAYFYSDSHNDLPLLKWVDKPVAVDPDDTLRHHAEQAGWPILSLRD, from the coding sequence GTGACGCTGGCCATATTCGACTTGGATAATACACTGCTGGGGGGCGACAGCGACTACGCCTGGGGCGAATTTGCCGTAAAAAAGGGCCTGGTCAGCGCCGATGAGTACCGAGCGCAGAATGACGAGTTTTATCGTCAATATCAGCAGGGAGGCCTGGATATCGACGCCTACCTGCGCTTTGCCCTGGCGCCGCTGGCCGGACGCCGTCCGGAGCAATTGGCGGCTCTGCACCGGGAATTTATGGCCGACTATATTGCACCTCTGCGGCTCCCCAAAGCCGAGGCACTGATTGAGCAGCATCGCGCCGCCGGGGACACCCTGCTGATTATCACCGCCACCAATCGCTTTATTACCGGGCCCATCGCCGACTCTCTAGGCATCGACAACCTTTTGGCCAGTGACGCCGAGATGGTCGACGGCCACTACACCGGCGTCCCCAGTGGCACCCCCTGTTTTCAGGAAGGAAAAATCGAGCGTCTCAAAGTGTGGTTGCAGGAAAGCGGCGAGACTCTGCCGGGCGCCTACTTTTACAGCGACTCCCACAACGACTTGCCCTTACTGAAATGGGTGGATAAGCCCGTCGCCGTGGACCCCGACGACACCTTGCGCCACCATGCGGAGCAGGCGGGGTGGCCCATTCTCAGTCTGCGGGATTGA
- the gcvH gene encoding glycine cleavage system protein GcvH, with product MSNTPSELKYASSHEWARLEEDGTVTVGITDHAQGELGDVVFVELPEVGTEVAVGEEVAVVESVKAASDIYSPVSGEIIAVNEALDESPETVNEYPYSDGWFFQVRPTDTSELDKLLSAEDYDAECGG from the coding sequence ATGAGCAATACCCCCAGCGAACTGAAATACGCCAGCAGCCACGAATGGGCCCGGCTGGAGGAAGACGGCACCGTGACCGTGGGGATTACCGACCACGCCCAGGGTGAGTTGGGCGACGTGGTCTTTGTTGAGCTGCCGGAAGTGGGCACCGAAGTGGCCGTCGGCGAGGAAGTGGCTGTGGTGGAATCTGTTAAAGCCGCCTCCGATATCTATTCGCCCGTGTCCGGCGAGATCATTGCTGTTAACGAGGCTCTGGATGAGAGCCCGGAAACCGTTAACGAGTACCCCTATAGTGACGGTTGGTTTTTCCAGGTGCGGCCAACTGATACCAGTGAGCTGGACAAGCTGCTCAGCGCGGAAGACTACGACGCCGAGTGCGGTGGTTAA
- a CDS encoding ABC transporter permease produces the protein MTDSAVLAHPAPRWGARAGLDRRAGLFALGGLAVFGVLVPVAVVVLSWLSPETEIWRHLAATQLPRLLRNTAVLVVGVGMSVTLLGVSLAWCVVMYRFPGRAAFEWLLMLPLAVPAYVMAFVLLGVFDFGGPLQSALRSAFGTAWGSVDVRGDISVVLVFSLVLYPYVYMLARSAFLSQSSETLEVARALGCSHRQTFFRVALPMARPAIVAGVSLALMETLADFGAVAIFNFDTFTTAIYKSWFGFFNLQAAAQLASLLLLIVALTLVAERRSRGGRQFVQGQRLQHRQRLDLGTKRAWAVSAYCAVVLALAFLLPVLQLLLWAWGEGAAQLSERFFGLVEHSLTLAGLGALLTTAVALVLAFCRRLARRGRGVFALAQLGYALPGSVLAVGIMLSFTFLDRQLLIPLQGWLGLEPKPLLVGSIATLLAAYWIRFLAVAGGPLESALERIRPSLPEAATSLGARPAERLWRIYLPMLRPGLLTAMVLVFVDVMKEMPATLLLRPFGWDTLAVRIFEMTAEGQWQLAALPSVTLVLVGLVPVVVAIRRSAR, from the coding sequence GTGACGGACTCCGCTGTGCTCGCCCACCCGGCGCCACGCTGGGGCGCTCGTGCTGGCCTGGATCGCCGGGCCGGGCTGTTCGCTCTGGGCGGCCTGGCGGTATTTGGTGTGCTGGTGCCGGTCGCTGTGGTGGTGCTGAGCTGGTTGTCGCCGGAGACCGAGATTTGGCGCCACCTGGCCGCCACCCAGCTGCCCCGGCTGCTGCGCAACACCGCCGTGCTGGTGGTGGGGGTGGGGATGTCGGTGACCCTGTTGGGGGTCAGTCTGGCATGGTGTGTGGTGATGTACCGCTTTCCCGGCCGGGCAGCCTTTGAATGGCTGCTGATGCTACCGCTGGCGGTGCCGGCCTATGTGATGGCCTTTGTGTTACTGGGGGTGTTTGACTTCGGCGGCCCACTGCAAAGTGCGCTGCGCAGTGCCTTTGGCACGGCCTGGGGCAGTGTCGATGTAAGAGGCGATATCAGTGTCGTGCTGGTGTTTTCGCTGGTGCTCTATCCCTACGTTTATATGCTGGCGCGCAGTGCCTTTCTGTCCCAGAGTAGCGAAACTCTGGAAGTGGCCCGGGCGCTTGGCTGCAGCCATCGCCAAACTTTCTTTCGGGTGGCCCTGCCCATGGCCCGGCCCGCCATTGTTGCCGGGGTCAGTCTGGCTTTGATGGAGACTCTGGCGGACTTTGGCGCGGTAGCCATCTTTAACTTTGATACTTTTACTACCGCTATCTATAAATCCTGGTTTGGTTTTTTTAATTTGCAGGCCGCCGCTCAGTTAGCGTCGCTGTTGCTCCTTATTGTTGCTCTGACCCTGGTGGCGGAGCGCCGCTCCCGGGGCGGTCGCCAGTTCGTTCAAGGTCAGCGACTTCAACACCGCCAACGCCTGGATTTGGGGACTAAGCGAGCCTGGGCGGTGTCGGCCTACTGTGCCGTGGTACTGGCCCTGGCCTTCTTGTTACCGGTGCTGCAATTGCTGTTATGGGCCTGGGGCGAGGGCGCCGCACAGCTCTCTGAGCGTTTCTTTGGGCTGGTGGAACACTCCTTGACCCTGGCTGGCCTGGGGGCGCTGCTGACCACCGCAGTGGCGCTGGTGCTGGCGTTTTGCCGTCGGCTCGCCCGCCGCGGTCGGGGCGTATTTGCTCTGGCGCAGTTGGGCTACGCCCTACCGGGCTCGGTACTGGCGGTGGGGATCATGTTGTCTTTCACCTTTTTGGACCGACAGCTGTTGATTCCACTGCAGGGCTGGCTGGGTTTGGAGCCCAAGCCGCTGTTGGTGGGCTCCATCGCCACCCTGCTGGCGGCCTACTGGATTCGTTTTCTGGCGGTAGCCGGTGGACCGCTTGAGTCAGCGCTGGAACGGATACGACCCAGTCTGCCAGAGGCGGCGACCTCTTTGGGCGCGCGGCCAGCCGAGAGGTTGTGGCGGATTTACCTGCCCATGCTGCGGCCCGGGCTGCTGACCGCCATGGTGTTGGTTTTTGTCGACGTGATGAAGGAAATGCCCGCCACTTTACTGCTGCGCCCCTTTGGTTGGGACACCCTGGCAGTGCGTATCTTTGAGATGACGGCTGAGGGCCAGTGGCAACTGGCGGCGCTGCCCTCGGTGACTCTGGTGTTGGTGGGCCTGGTACCGGTGGTGGTGGCCATTCGGCGCAGCGCCCGTTAA
- a CDS encoding extracellular solute-binding protein, which yields MRGLHRYLLILFSALALVACGKPSGEAEESAAAEPVETTELVVYSSRIEQLIKPIFDHYTAQTGVQFRYVTDSAGPLLARLKAEGENSPADVLITVDAGNLWQAAQMGVLAPLQSEVLNNNIPAHLRDEEGRWFGLSIRARSIVYASERVDPSELSSYEALADDKWSGRLCLRTSKKVYNQSLVATMIVAHGEAKTEEIVKGWVKNLAVPPFASDNKVIEAIEAGQCDVGLVNTYYLARKKVENPGLPVNLFWANQSGEAPLNRGVHVNISGAGATAASDNQAEVKALLEWLSGPEAQYDVAELNQEFPVNPASKPSSLIASWGDFKADSVPVSEAGRLQADAIRLMDRAGYR from the coding sequence GCGAGGTCTGCATCGCTATCTATTGATTTTGTTTTCCGCTTTAGCACTGGTTGCCTGTGGGAAGCCAAGCGGCGAGGCGGAGGAGAGTGCCGCCGCTGAGCCCGTCGAAACCACCGAACTGGTAGTGTACAGCTCCCGGATCGAACAGTTGATCAAGCCTATTTTTGACCACTACACGGCGCAGACCGGTGTGCAGTTCCGCTATGTCACCGATTCCGCTGGGCCTTTGCTGGCGCGTTTAAAAGCCGAAGGGGAAAACTCCCCGGCCGATGTGCTGATCACCGTGGACGCGGGCAACTTGTGGCAGGCTGCTCAGATGGGGGTGTTGGCGCCGCTGCAATCTGAGGTACTGAACAACAATATTCCCGCCCACTTGCGGGATGAGGAGGGGCGCTGGTTTGGCTTGTCGATTCGGGCCCGCAGCATCGTTTACGCCAGTGAGCGGGTCGACCCCAGCGAGCTGTCCAGCTATGAGGCGCTGGCGGATGACAAGTGGAGCGGCCGCCTGTGTCTGCGCACCTCCAAAAAAGTCTACAACCAGTCCCTGGTGGCCACCATGATTGTGGCCCACGGTGAGGCCAAGACCGAAGAGATCGTTAAGGGCTGGGTGAAAAACCTGGCGGTACCGCCCTTTGCCAGTGATAACAAGGTGATCGAGGCCATTGAGGCGGGCCAGTGCGATGTCGGCTTGGTGAACACCTACTATCTGGCCCGTAAAAAAGTCGAAAACCCCGGCCTGCCGGTCAACCTGTTCTGGGCTAACCAGAGTGGCGAGGCACCATTGAATCGCGGTGTGCATGTCAATATCTCCGGTGCGGGTGCAACCGCTGCCAGCGATAATCAGGCTGAGGTCAAAGCGCTGCTGGAGTGGTTGTCTGGCCCCGAGGCCCAGTACGACGTGGCCGAACTGAATCAGGAATTTCCGGTCAATCCCGCCTCAAAACCCTCATCGCTGATTGCATCTTGGGGCGACTTCAAAGCAGATTCGGTGCCGGTCAGTGAGGCCGGTCGCCTGCAGGCTGATGCCATTCGTCTGATGGACCGGGCGGGATACCGATAA